The following are from one region of the Thiocapsa rosea genome:
- the proB gene encoding glutamate 5-kinase yields the protein MISRAMIPFTRRWVVKIGSALLTRDGAGLERSMLAPWVEQISARRMAGNEVVLVSSGAVAEGMARMGWQARPKALHALQAAAAIGQMGLVRAYEDCFQARGLHTAQVLLTHDDLADRARYLNARSTLRTLLKLGVIPVINENDTVATDELRFGDNDTLAALVANLIQADLLILLTDQDGLFDRDPRAHADACLIPETRVDDPQLDQVAGGSVTGLGTGGMITKVRAARLAARSGTPTVIAPGRGEDVLRRIGEGEGVGTLLVPFQGPQAARKQWLAGHLQVRGRLTLDVGAVNALREKGKSLLAVGVKEVQGAFNRGEVVACVDESGREVARGLVNYDVQEVARVKGQPSSRFEVILGYLDEEELIHRDNLVLL from the coding sequence ATGATTTCACGCGCCATGATCCCCTTCACGCGTCGATGGGTCGTGAAGATCGGAAGTGCATTGTTGACCCGCGACGGCGCAGGACTCGAGCGCAGTATGCTGGCCCCCTGGGTCGAGCAGATCAGCGCGCGCCGAATGGCGGGCAACGAGGTGGTTCTGGTGTCTTCCGGTGCTGTCGCCGAGGGGATGGCACGGATGGGCTGGCAGGCGCGTCCCAAGGCGCTCCATGCGCTGCAGGCGGCCGCTGCGATCGGGCAGATGGGACTCGTGCGCGCGTATGAAGACTGTTTTCAAGCGCGCGGACTGCACACCGCCCAAGTGCTCCTGACACATGACGATCTGGCTGATCGCGCCCGGTATCTCAATGCCCGCAGTACCCTTCGGACCCTGCTCAAGCTCGGTGTGATTCCCGTCATCAACGAGAACGATACGGTTGCAACCGACGAGTTGCGCTTCGGCGACAACGATACCTTGGCGGCTCTGGTCGCTAACCTGATCCAGGCCGACCTTCTGATTCTCCTGACCGATCAAGATGGCCTATTCGACCGGGATCCGCGCGCTCACGCCGATGCTTGCTTGATTCCCGAGACTCGGGTCGACGATCCGCAACTCGATCAGGTCGCCGGAGGTAGCGTCACGGGTTTGGGTACGGGCGGAATGATCACGAAGGTCCGTGCGGCTCGTCTTGCCGCGCGCTCGGGTACGCCGACGGTGATCGCGCCCGGGCGTGGAGAAGACGTCCTGAGACGGATCGGAGAAGGGGAGGGCGTCGGCACCCTGTTGGTGCCCTTCCAGGGCCCTCAGGCGGCGCGCAAGCAGTGGTTGGCCGGCCACCTACAAGTCCGTGGTCGTCTCACGCTCGACGTCGGCGCGGTCAATGCATTACGCGAGAAGGGGAAAAGTCTACTCGCCGTGGGTGTGAAAGAGGTGCAAGGCGCCTTTAACCGTGGCGAGGTTGTTGCCTGTGTCGATGAATCGGGCCGCGAAGTGGCGCGCGGTTTGGTCAACTACGATGTGCAGGAAGTTGCGCGAGTCAAAGGTCAGCCGTCGAGCCGATTCGAGGTGATCCTCGGCTATCTCGACGAGGAGGAGTTGATCCATCGCGACAATCTGGTGTTGCTTTAA
- the cgtA gene encoding Obg family GTPase CgtA: MKFVDEAFIRVEAGDGGSGCVSFRREKYIPKGGPNGGDGGNGGSVHLVADVNLNTLVDLRYQRVHRAERGQNGRSRDMTGRAGADLVIRVPVGTRVFERETGELIGELLESGQQMLVAQGGFHGIGNARFKSSTNRTPRQFTPGTPGERRDLQLELILLADVGLLGFPNAGKSSLIRQVSSARPKVADYPFTTLYPNLGVVRLGRDRSFVIADIPGVIEGAADGAGLGSHFLKHLSRTRFLLHLVDVAPLDDAVDPVEQVRKIEAELSAFGEGLALKERWLVLNKIDRLLPEEYAAQREKIISRLEWTLPVYGISAMTGEGTAALMGDLMSRLEALAAERAAAEQAGGDRARGADADPAPLETDWHPLD, encoded by the coding sequence ATGAAATTCGTCGACGAGGCGTTCATTCGGGTCGAGGCAGGAGACGGCGGCAGCGGCTGCGTCAGTTTTCGTCGCGAGAAATACATCCCGAAGGGCGGACCCAACGGCGGCGACGGGGGCAACGGCGGCAGCGTCCACCTCGTCGCCGACGTCAACCTGAATACCCTGGTCGATCTGCGTTACCAACGCGTGCATCGCGCGGAGCGGGGGCAGAACGGCAGGAGCCGGGACATGACCGGGCGTGCGGGCGCTGATCTCGTTATCCGGGTCCCGGTCGGGACGCGCGTCTTCGAGCGCGAGACCGGGGAGTTGATCGGCGAGCTCTTGGAGTCCGGCCAACAGATGTTGGTTGCCCAAGGCGGCTTTCACGGCATCGGGAACGCGCGCTTCAAATCCAGCACCAATCGAACCCCGAGACAGTTCACCCCGGGGACACCGGGCGAGCGCAGAGACCTCCAGCTCGAGCTGATTCTGCTCGCGGATGTCGGCTTGCTCGGTTTCCCGAATGCAGGCAAATCCTCGCTGATTCGCCAGGTCTCCAGTGCGCGCCCCAAAGTCGCGGACTATCCCTTTACGACGCTTTATCCCAACCTCGGTGTGGTGCGGCTCGGTCGCGACCGCAGCTTCGTGATTGCCGACATTCCCGGCGTGATCGAGGGTGCGGCGGACGGTGCGGGGCTGGGGAGCCACTTTCTCAAACATCTCTCCCGCACACGCTTTCTGTTGCACCTGGTGGATGTCGCCCCGTTGGACGACGCGGTAGACCCCGTCGAGCAGGTTCGCAAGATCGAGGCGGAACTCTCCGCGTTCGGTGAAGGACTCGCGCTCAAGGAGCGTTGGTTGGTGCTCAACAAGATCGACCGCCTCCTCCCCGAAGAGTACGCGGCGCAGCGCGAGAAGATCATCTCGCGACTCGAGTGGACATTGCCCGTCTACGGGATCTCCGCAATGACGGGGGAGGGTACGGCGGCGCTGATGGGTGATCTGATGAGTCGATTGGAGGCGTTGGCTGCGGAAAGAGCTGCCGCAGAGCAGGCAGGCGGAGATCGCGCGAGGGGCGCCGATGCCGATCCCGCACCACTCGAGACCGATTGGCATCCGCTCGACTGA
- the rpmA gene encoding 50S ribosomal protein L27, producing MAHKKAGGSSRNGRDSESKRLGVKVFGGQVVKAGAIIVRQRGTRFHSGVNVGCGRDHTLFALRDGVVTFVEQGPKNRKFVTVVEKPASVGSV from the coding sequence ATGGCACATAAGAAAGCTGGCGGCAGCTCGCGCAACGGGCGTGATTCGGAATCCAAGCGACTCGGCGTCAAGGTCTTCGGTGGGCAGGTCGTCAAGGCCGGAGCCATCATCGTGCGCCAACGCGGTACCCGATTCCACAGCGGGGTCAACGTCGGCTGCGGACGTGACCATACGCTCTTCGCTCTTCGCGACGGGGTTGTGACCTTTGTCGAGCAGGGGCCGAAGAATCGGAAGTTCGTGACGGTGGTCGAAAAGCCTGCGAGCGTCGGCTCGGTCTGA
- the rplU gene encoding 50S ribosomal protein L21 gives MYAVIQTGGKQYRVSEGDTVKVEKILAEQGAVVDFDQVLLVADGDDVKVGKPYVEGVKVSATVESHGRAKKVMIVKFRRRKHHLKRQGHRQSFTALKITAISAG, from the coding sequence ATGTACGCGGTCATTCAAACCGGTGGCAAACAATACCGGGTTTCAGAAGGCGACACCGTCAAAGTAGAAAAGATTTTGGCGGAGCAGGGCGCTGTCGTCGACTTCGATCAGGTCCTTCTGGTGGCCGACGGGGACGATGTCAAGGTCGGCAAGCCCTATGTCGAAGGCGTCAAGGTCAGCGCAACGGTCGAAAGCCACGGGCGTGCGAAGAAGGTCATGATCGTGAAGTTTCGGCGGCGCAAGCACCATCTGAAACGCCAGGGCCATCGTCAATCGTTTACCGCCCTGAAGATTACGGCGATCAGCGCCGGCTGA
- a CDS encoding polyprenyl synthetase family protein → MDITALRQPVAEDVKAVDALILRRLRSDVVLINQIGSYIVNSGGKRLRPLSVLLASRACGYSGERHIDLAAVVEFIHTATLLHDDVVDASELRRNRETANVVWGNDASVLVGDFLYSRAFEMMVDVGNMRVMDILSHATNRIAEGEVLQLLNTHDPDTDQTRYMEVITRKTATLFEAGVRLGAVLAGSSPGVEEAAASYGLNLGIAFQLIDDALDYSPANAELGKNVGDDLDEGKPTLPVIRAMEVGTPEQKALLRKAIEEGGRKHMESVVEAIASTDAITYTTRLAEDFADRAKRSLNALPPCPARDAMATLADFSVDRKH, encoded by the coding sequence ATGGATATCACCGCGCTCCGACAACCCGTCGCCGAAGACGTCAAGGCCGTTGACGCCTTGATCCTGCGTCGACTCCGGTCAGACGTGGTGCTGATCAATCAAATCGGCAGCTACATCGTCAACAGCGGCGGCAAGCGATTGCGCCCGCTGTCTGTCCTGCTCGCATCGCGCGCTTGCGGATATTCCGGCGAGCGGCACATCGACCTGGCGGCCGTCGTGGAGTTTATCCACACCGCGACGCTCCTGCATGACGATGTGGTGGATGCCTCCGAGCTCAGACGCAACCGCGAGACGGCCAATGTCGTCTGGGGCAACGACGCCAGCGTACTGGTCGGGGACTTCCTCTACTCCCGCGCCTTCGAGATGATGGTCGATGTCGGGAATATGCGGGTCATGGACATCCTCTCGCATGCGACCAACCGGATCGCCGAAGGCGAGGTGCTTCAACTCCTGAATACGCACGACCCCGACACGGATCAGACCCGCTATATGGAAGTCATCACCCGCAAGACGGCGACGCTGTTCGAAGCGGGCGTGCGACTCGGCGCCGTACTCGCCGGATCGAGCCCCGGCGTCGAAGAAGCCGCGGCGAGCTACGGCCTGAACCTCGGGATCGCCTTCCAGCTCATCGACGACGCGCTGGATTACAGTCCGGCAAACGCCGAGCTGGGCAAGAATGTCGGCGATGACCTCGATGAAGGCAAACCGACCCTCCCGGTCATTCGCGCGATGGAAGTCGGAACACCCGAGCAGAAGGCATTGCTGCGCAAGGCCATCGAAGAAGGCGGCCGCAAGCACATGGAATCCGTCGTGGAGGCGATTGCGTCGACCGATGCCATTACCTATACTACGCGGCTTGCGGAAGACTTCGCGGATCGAGCAAAGCGATCGTTAAATGCGTTGCCGCCCTGTCCCGCCAGGGATGCCATGGCAACACTGGCCGATTTCTCGGTCGACCGTAAACATTGA
- a CDS encoding MFS transporter: MPDLDRTYRIGPIHLAPSVLPRNGWTFLVAAFFSIGLMIFISIGQTYILNEHLGVPESTQGAISGQLVFLTEIVTLLLFLPAGILMDRIGRRGVYAAGFLVLALTYVLYPLAESVEALYVYRVLYAIGVVAVAGGLSTVLADYPAERSRGKLVAIVGVMSGLGVVLISQGLGAMPKVFTGAGFDGVTAGRLTHFIVAGLAVAVALLLLWGLKPGVPVRLQDRPSVRELLVGGFAHGRNPRILLAYSSAFIARGDQSVNAIFLVLWGTLAAKATGMESASAVMSGTLIFVMAQVSALVWAPVLGPLLDRIDRVTGLAICMALAALGNLSLLALEDPLSSYGPIFFILLGIGQISVYLGGQSLIGQEAPAGQRGSVLGAFNVAGAIGILLITPVGGYLFDRVDPRAPFIVVGVINVLLVFASIYVRMRHSPESQHASASERA; the protein is encoded by the coding sequence ATGCCCGACCTCGACCGGACCTACCGGATCGGCCCGATCCACCTGGCGCCGTCCGTCCTGCCTCGGAACGGCTGGACCTTTTTGGTTGCGGCGTTTTTCTCGATCGGACTGATGATCTTCATCTCCATCGGTCAGACCTACATCCTCAACGAGCATCTCGGTGTTCCGGAGTCGACGCAGGGCGCGATCAGCGGCCAGCTTGTCTTCCTGACCGAGATCGTCACCCTGTTGCTGTTTTTGCCGGCCGGCATCCTCATGGACCGGATCGGGCGTCGAGGGGTCTACGCGGCGGGATTTCTGGTCCTGGCCTTGACCTATGTCCTCTATCCGTTGGCGGAGTCGGTCGAGGCGCTTTATGTCTATCGGGTTCTCTATGCGATCGGCGTGGTCGCGGTCGCGGGCGGGTTGTCGACCGTCCTTGCCGATTATCCGGCAGAACGTTCCCGCGGCAAGTTGGTGGCCATCGTCGGTGTCATGAGCGGCTTGGGTGTCGTGCTCATCAGTCAGGGTCTCGGTGCCATGCCGAAGGTCTTCACCGGCGCGGGCTTCGACGGCGTCACCGCGGGCAGGTTGACCCATTTCATCGTTGCGGGTCTTGCAGTCGCGGTTGCCCTGTTGCTCCTCTGGGGCCTTAAGCCAGGTGTGCCTGTGCGTCTCCAGGACCGCCCGAGCGTGCGCGAGCTCTTGGTCGGCGGTTTTGCGCACGGGCGCAATCCACGCATCCTCCTGGCCTATTCGTCTGCATTCATCGCACGCGGCGACCAATCGGTCAACGCGATCTTCCTCGTCCTTTGGGGCACCTTGGCGGCCAAGGCGACCGGCATGGAGTCCGCCTCGGCGGTGATGAGCGGAACCCTGATCTTCGTGATGGCGCAGGTCTCGGCACTCGTCTGGGCGCCCGTTCTCGGCCCGCTGCTCGACCGGATCGACAGGGTCACCGGCCTCGCGATCTGCATGGCGCTGGCGGCCTTGGGCAATCTCAGTCTGTTGGCGCTCGAGGATCCGCTCTCCTCCTATGGTCCGATCTTCTTTATCCTGCTCGGGATCGGCCAGATCAGTGTCTATCTCGGCGGTCAATCCTTGATCGGCCAGGAAGCCCCGGCCGGGCAGCGGGGCTCGGTGCTCGGCGCCTTCAACGTCGCCGGCGCGATCGGTATTCTCTTGATTACGCCGGTTGGCGGATATCTGTTCGATCGGGTCGATCCGCGTGCACCCTTCATCGTGGTCGGCGTGATCAATGTCCTGCTGGTCTTTGCGAGCATCTATGTTCGGATGAGGCACTCACCCGAATCGCAACACGCAAGCGCTTCGGAGCGAGCCTAA
- a CDS encoding bifunctional diguanylate cyclase/phosphodiesterase, with product MSALWLPTLASAAEPSVSSSASIGAGTGGALALLAAVAVVAAWRERRLRGDIAARIAQTQAAHAGLEGRLARSERLVEETQRLGHLGTWEWDAENDRLEWSAEVYRIFAVPPDGFPGNYRSFLDCVHPEDRARVEDRVRAAILGTGDYDCEHRILLPDGEVRYLHGRATLTREQGRPVYMTGTVRDVTENRRAWMLQESRIHIMQLIAEGAPVQEALDAIAASIEALDQSLMCSIMLMDSATHRLRVGTAPSLPDRLVEAIDRLTDDPAKGATPHPIGEPLVIADVLYHPYWQSLAGITEETGVRGFWSEPIRDAGGDILGTFDIYSRAPGKPDAEQLIYIAQGAALVAVALQQARDRAARIAAEERARLLLESTSEGVFGLDPDGVTTFINPTGARLLGYDPADLVGKPCPAVTHDDPDEGDRDATRCRMLSVMHTGKDIVVSDEVLQRHDGSAFPVEYRATPIRVGDSAMGVVVTFHDITERKRNEEQILRLAYYDSLTGLPNRALFKSQLAKRLTSVRRADRGFALHFLDLDRFKEVNDTLGHPVGDLLLKEVAQRLSALVRGMDTVARFGGDEFAVIQPDAQSIADAATLAAKIVEQLSRPYSIDGHAINCGASVGVVFVPKPDIDLETLLGRADVALYKAKNNGRGGYAFHTDAMTRQVRRDAALTDRIDEAVRSGELFLHYQPQVELASGRITAVEALVRWRHPVEGVLPPGDFVHLAERRGLFHVLGSWVLSTAAREARGWHDRGLAFGRVSINVSPQQVRAGCLADDVLATAQETGLDPARLELELTETAMMEYGEHYRTQIAMLRDLGVRLVLDDFGTGFSSLTYLRRSAVSTLKIDRQFVRELDDNPDAVETIQALLAVAHALKLDTVAEGVETRKQAERLAAMGCKCGQGMWFAPPMEAEAIERHLVAGFIRPDADAFIRPIGRG from the coding sequence TTGTCGGCGCTATGGCTGCCGACACTGGCCTCGGCAGCCGAGCCGTCTGTGTCCTCGTCCGCCTCTATCGGGGCAGGCACGGGCGGAGCACTGGCCCTTCTGGCTGCAGTGGCCGTCGTTGCAGCGTGGCGTGAACGCCGCCTCCGAGGCGACATCGCCGCACGGATCGCACAGACGCAAGCGGCGCACGCCGGGCTCGAAGGGCGCTTGGCCCGGAGCGAGCGTCTGGTCGAAGAGACACAACGGCTCGGGCATCTCGGAACCTGGGAGTGGGATGCCGAGAACGACCGACTCGAATGGTCCGCCGAGGTTTATCGCATCTTCGCCGTACCGCCCGATGGCTTCCCCGGGAATTACAGAAGCTTCCTCGACTGCGTTCACCCGGAAGACCGCGCGCGGGTCGAGGATAGGGTTCGAGCCGCCATCCTCGGAACCGGGGATTACGACTGCGAGCATAGGATCCTGCTACCCGACGGCGAGGTACGCTACCTCCACGGGCGCGCAACGCTGACCCGCGAGCAAGGTCGTCCCGTCTATATGACGGGAACCGTGCGCGATGTCACCGAGAACCGACGCGCCTGGATGCTCCAGGAAAGCCGTATTCACATCATGCAGTTGATCGCCGAAGGCGCTCCCGTGCAAGAGGCGCTCGACGCGATCGCCGCATCGATCGAGGCGCTCGACCAGAGCCTCATGTGCTCGATCATGCTGATGGACAGCGCCACCCACCGCCTGCGTGTCGGCACGGCCCCGAGTCTTCCGGATCGGCTTGTCGAGGCGATCGACCGCCTGACGGACGACCCGGCCAAGGGGGCGACTCCGCACCCGATCGGCGAGCCCCTCGTGATCGCCGACGTCCTCTATCATCCCTATTGGCAGTCGCTGGCAGGCATCACGGAGGAGACCGGTGTCCGCGGTTTCTGGTCCGAGCCGATTCGCGATGCCGGCGGGGACATCTTGGGGACCTTCGATATCTATTCGCGAGCCCCCGGCAAACCCGACGCGGAGCAGCTGATTTATATCGCGCAAGGCGCGGCGCTGGTGGCCGTCGCCTTGCAGCAAGCGCGCGATCGCGCGGCACGCATCGCCGCCGAGGAGCGCGCGCGGCTCCTGTTGGAGTCGACCAGCGAGGGGGTGTTCGGACTCGACCCGGACGGTGTCACCACCTTCATCAATCCCACGGGCGCACGCCTGTTGGGATACGACCCGGCCGATCTGGTCGGCAAACCCTGCCCGGCCGTCACCCATGACGACCCCGACGAAGGCGACCGCGACGCCACCCGGTGCCGAATGCTCTCGGTCATGCATACCGGCAAAGACATCGTGGTCAGCGACGAAGTCCTGCAGCGACACGACGGCTCGGCGTTTCCCGTCGAGTATCGCGCAACACCGATCCGCGTCGGCGACTCCGCGATGGGTGTTGTCGTCACCTTCCACGACATCACCGAACGCAAACGCAACGAGGAGCAGATCCTGCGCCTCGCCTACTACGACAGCCTCACCGGCCTACCCAATCGCGCCCTGTTCAAGAGTCAGCTCGCCAAGCGACTGACCTCGGTGCGGCGCGCCGATCGCGGCTTTGCTCTGCACTTTCTCGATCTCGACCGCTTCAAAGAGGTCAACGACACCCTGGGTCATCCCGTGGGCGATTTGCTCTTGAAGGAGGTTGCCCAGCGCCTGTCGGCCCTCGTGCGCGGGATGGACACGGTCGCGCGATTCGGCGGCGACGAGTTCGCCGTGATCCAACCCGATGCTCAGAGCATCGCCGATGCAGCCACCTTGGCGGCAAAGATCGTCGAGCAACTGTCTCGACCCTATTCGATCGACGGCCATGCCATCAACTGCGGGGCGAGCGTCGGTGTCGTCTTCGTCCCCAAGCCGGATATCGACCTGGAAACCCTCCTCGGCCGTGCCGATGTCGCCCTCTACAAGGCCAAGAACAACGGACGCGGCGGCTACGCATTCCATACCGACGCCATGACACGGCAGGTCCGCCGCGATGCCGCCCTCACGGATCGGATCGACGAGGCCGTACGCAGCGGCGAGCTCTTTTTGCACTATCAGCCGCAGGTCGAGCTCGCGAGCGGACGGATCACGGCGGTCGAGGCCCTGGTGCGCTGGCGCCATCCGGTGGAGGGGGTTCTGCCGCCGGGGGATTTCGTGCATCTCGCCGAGCGCCGCGGGCTGTTTCATGTCCTCGGCAGCTGGGTGCTGAGCACGGCCGCACGCGAGGCGCGCGGCTGGCATGACCGAGGACTCGCCTTCGGTCGGGTCAGCATCAATGTCTCGCCCCAGCAGGTCCGCGCCGGCTGTCTCGCCGATGACGTGCTCGCGACGGCCCAGGAGACGGGGCTGGACCCCGCCCGACTCGAGCTCGAGCTCACCGAGACCGCGATGATGGAGTACGGCGAGCATTACCGGACCCAGATCGCCATGCTCCGGGATCTCGGCGTTCGGCTCGTTCTCGACGACTTCGGCACCGGCTTCTCGTCATTGACCTATCTGCGTCGGTCCGCGGTGAGCACACTCAAGATCGATCGCCAATTCGTCCGCGAGCTCGACGACAACCCCGATGCCGTCGAAACCATTCAGGCGTTGCTCGCCGTCGCGCATGCACTCAAGCTCGATACGGTGGCAGAGGGTGTCGAGACCCGCAAGCAGGCCGAGCGCCTGGCGGCGATGGGCTGCAAATGCGGACAAGGGATGTGGTTCGCGCCTCCGATGGAGGCCGAGGCAATCGAGCGACACCTGGTCGCCGGGTTCATTCGGCCCGACGCCGATGCGTTCATAAGACCGATCGGCCGGGGTTGA
- the serB gene encoding phosphoserine phosphatase SerB: protein MSEIVLINVSGEDRPGITAALTAILARYRVPILDIGQSTIHNALALGLLVELPADSASCPVFRDLLFTAHGMGLDLRFTPVDPDAYEDWVAEQGQPRHILTLLGREIDSEHIARVSAVVAEFGLNVDRISRLTGRLSRRVPERHPLACVELSVRGAVADLSELHAGLLALGQILDVDVAVQEDDIFRRNRRLVCFDMDSTLIQTEVIDELAKAAGVGPEVAAITEAAMRGELDFKESFRRRIALLEGLDESVLGEIAARLPITEGADRLIASLKQLGYRIAILSGGFTYFAEHLQRRFGIDDVYANTLEFRDGKLTGTVSSEIIDGARKAELLREIAAREGIRLEQVIAVGDGANDLPMLAIAGLGIAFHAKPIVTKQARHAIANVGLDGILYLLGMRDRDLERLARGALLNPGRSVL from the coding sequence ATGAGCGAGATCGTCCTCATCAACGTCTCGGGCGAGGATCGTCCGGGGATCACCGCAGCCCTCACCGCCATCCTGGCCCGGTATCGGGTGCCGATACTGGATATCGGCCAGTCGACCATCCACAACGCCTTGGCGCTGGGTCTTCTGGTCGAGCTGCCGGCAGACAGCGCATCCTGCCCGGTGTTTCGCGATCTGCTGTTCACCGCTCACGGCATGGGGCTGGATCTCCGGTTTACGCCGGTCGATCCGGACGCCTACGAAGACTGGGTGGCCGAGCAGGGGCAGCCGCGCCATATCCTCACCCTGCTGGGTCGTGAGATCGATTCGGAGCACATTGCGCGGGTTTCCGCCGTCGTTGCCGAATTCGGTCTGAACGTCGATCGGATCTCTCGGCTGACGGGGCGTCTCTCACGGCGTGTGCCGGAGCGCCATCCGCTCGCTTGCGTGGAGCTGTCGGTCCGCGGTGCGGTTGCGGATCTCTCCGAGCTGCACGCGGGTTTGCTCGCGCTGGGGCAGATTCTCGACGTGGACGTGGCCGTGCAGGAGGACGACATCTTTCGACGCAACCGTCGTCTGGTCTGTTTCGATATGGACTCGACCCTGATCCAGACCGAGGTGATCGACGAGTTGGCGAAGGCGGCCGGAGTCGGTCCAGAGGTCGCCGCCATCACGGAGGCCGCGATGCGCGGCGAGCTCGACTTCAAGGAGAGTTTCCGGCGTCGTATCGCGCTGCTCGAAGGCCTCGACGAGTCCGTGCTCGGCGAGATCGCCGCACGCCTGCCCATTACCGAGGGCGCCGATCGACTGATCGCAAGCCTCAAGCAGCTCGGCTACCGTATCGCCATCCTCTCGGGCGGCTTTACCTATTTCGCCGAGCACCTGCAACGTCGATTCGGGATCGACGACGTTTATGCCAACACACTGGAGTTTCGCGACGGCAAACTGACCGGCACGGTCTCGAGCGAGATCATCGACGGGGCGCGCAAGGCCGAGCTTCTCCGCGAGATCGCGGCCCGCGAGGGGATTCGCCTGGAGCAGGTCATCGCCGTGGGCGATGGTGCCAACGATCTGCCGATGCTGGCGATCGCCGGGCTCGGAATCGCCTTTCATGCCAAGCCGATCGTCACCAAGCAGGCGCGTCACGCCATCGCGAACGTCGGGCTCGACGGGATCCTCTATCTGCTCGGGATGCGCGACCGCGACCTCGAGCGGCTCGCCAGAGGGGCGCTGCTCAACCCCGGCCGATCGGTCTTATGA
- a CDS encoding SAM-dependent methyltransferase, whose amino-acid sequence MSAEELIEEPLTRRWSWSSRLIGGFCRHLAFGQLLVRFPDGSATLHRGRFPGASGVMEVQSPLKMAGRLLTRGEVGFGESYVEGHWTTPDLAALLEVLYDNMEHLGVGPRGMRWSRLWDRLSHRLRENHPINSRRNIAHHYDLGNDFYTRWLDPSMTYSSALFADPARDSLESAQERKYQRLLDALDAKPGERILEIGCGWGGFAELAARRGLHVTGVTLSREQLAYARERLEAAGLSDRVDLMLQDYRDIEGRFDHAVSIEMMEAVGEAFWPTYYQALRRLVRPGGRIALQVITINEDDFPVYRKQPDFVQLYIFPGGMLPTPERMTREAQDADLLIRETAWFGLDYAETLRRWRLAFHAVDQEVARLGYDARFRRMWDYYLAYCETGFKTGCIDLTQTILEVPERS is encoded by the coding sequence ATGTCCGCAGAGGAGTTGATCGAAGAACCTCTCACCCGCCGATGGAGCTGGTCGAGCCGTCTGATCGGCGGGTTTTGTCGGCACCTGGCGTTCGGCCAGCTCTTGGTGCGTTTTCCCGACGGAAGCGCCACGCTGCACCGCGGCCGGTTCCCGGGCGCGAGCGGTGTCATGGAGGTGCAGTCGCCGCTCAAGATGGCCGGGCGGCTGCTCACTCGAGGCGAGGTGGGATTCGGCGAATCCTACGTGGAAGGGCATTGGACGACGCCCGATCTCGCCGCACTGCTCGAGGTGCTCTACGACAATATGGAACATCTGGGCGTGGGGCCGCGCGGGATGCGTTGGTCGCGCCTCTGGGATCGATTGAGCCATCGGCTGCGTGAGAATCACCCCATCAACAGTCGCCGCAACATTGCCCACCACTACGACCTAGGCAACGACTTCTACACACGCTGGCTCGATCCGAGTATGACCTACTCCTCCGCGCTCTTTGCCGACCCGGCGCGGGACAGTCTGGAATCGGCCCAGGAGCGTAAATATCAGCGCTTGCTCGACGCGCTGGACGCCAAACCCGGCGAGCGTATCCTGGAGATCGGCTGCGGCTGGGGCGGTTTCGCGGAGCTGGCGGCACGGCGAGGTCTGCACGTCACCGGCGTGACCCTCTCGCGCGAGCAGCTCGCTTATGCGCGCGAACGCCTCGAGGCCGCCGGTCTCTCCGATCGCGTCGACCTGATGCTTCAGGATTATCGCGACATCGAGGGGCGCTTCGACCACGCGGTCTCGATCGAGATGATGGAGGCGGTGGGCGAAGCCTTCTGGCCGACCTACTACCAGGCGTTGCGGCGGCTGGTGCGGCCGGGCGGTCGTATCGCCTTGCAGGTCATCACCATCAACGAGGACGATTTCCCCGTCTACCGCAAGCAGCCGGACTTCGTTCAGCTCTACATCTTCCCGGGCGGGATGCTGCCCACGCCCGAGCGCATGACGCGCGAGGCGCAGGATGCGGATCTGCTGATTCGCGAGACGGCGTGGTTCGGGCTCGACTATGCCGAAACCCTGCGCCGTTGGCGTCTCGCCTTCCATGCGGTGGATCAGGAGGTGGCTCGTCTCGGATACGATGCGCGTTTTCGACGGATGTGGGACTACTATCTCGCTTACTGCGAGACCGGCTTCAAGACGGGCTGCATCGATCTGACCCAAACCATCCTCGAGGTCCCGGAGCGCAGCTGA